Proteins from one Triticum aestivum cultivar Chinese Spring chromosome 7A, IWGSC CS RefSeq v2.1, whole genome shotgun sequence genomic window:
- the LOC123152989 gene encoding dormancy-associated protein homolog 3-like — MGLLDQLSDDTVAGPRPDHGLGRLRKYSSFSPSSSAAPTTDVQPTVTRSISISRPPSLSPPSGESTSLPSSPASAPDSPFAAGSSSTPRVDGWRAFRRKSKMANVDVVREEATVGPRSPIVYDWYDLNVTFTLTPCSLHHTNC; from the exons AtgggcctcctcgaccagctcTCGGACGACACGGTCGCCGGCCCGCGGCCGGACCACGGTCTCGGCAGGCTCCGAAAGTACTCCTCCTTTTCGCCCTCCTCGTCAGCCGCGCCGACCACGGACGTCCAGCCGACGGTGACCCGCAGCATCAGCATCTCCCGGCCGCCGTCTCTCTCACCCCCGTCCGGCGAGTCGACTTCCTTGCCGTCCTCCCCGGCCAGTGCGCCGGACTCTCCGTTCGCAGCAG GTAGCAGTAGCACGCCGAGGGTGGACGGCTGGAGGGCGTTCCGCCGGAAATCCAAGATGGCCAACGTCGACGTCGTCCGGGAGGAGGCGACCGTCGGGCCCAGGAGCCCCATTGTGTACGACTGGTACGATTTAAACGTCACCTTCACTCTCACTCCATGCTCCTTGCACCATACCAATTGTTAG